The Gossypium arboreum isolate Shixiya-1 chromosome 6, ASM2569848v2, whole genome shotgun sequence DNA window TATCATCAGCATAGAACTCAAATATAGTTTTGTTCACTACATTAGATTAATGCTTAAGGTTAAATTTTCTTTCTTGCTATGCAAATACTGTGTGAGGGATGCTTTGATAATTGGCTCTGTCGCTCTCCAGCTGATGCAAGGACCTTGGTCCAGCAGGCAAGGAATGAAGCAGCTGAGTTTCGTTTCAGATATGGATATGAGATGCCTGTGGATGTATTGTCCAAATGGTATGTTTCTTATATTTTCTTCAGTTGAAAGTAGCGATGTTTAGTTGTCTTCCTGTTCGTAGCTGTTGTATTTGTAGAGTTCTTCCAGATAATGTTGAATAAACTTAGTGACATCAAGAACTGGTCATTTTGATATAAGCTGGCTGCAAGTTTATGCCTTTGTATGTGTTCCAGTACAAATTGGACAAAAATATATGACCCTGATTCATTACTGCTCATCTTCACATATTGGAGGCAATGCACTTTATTTTCGTTCGTTCGTGAATATAATCTTGGTTCTAAAGTCAATAACTGACTGCGTTTCATGttactattaaattcattgatTTTTCTTTGATATATGGGTTTTTGTGCATCTCTATGATTGTACAACTTATTTGGAGTAACGTGCTTTATTGATGTAGGATTGCTGACAAATCACAGGTTTACACTCAACATGCTTATATGAGACCTCTTGGAGTTGGTATGTCTATGATTTCTTTAAAATCTTATGAAtatgattttgttttaattacttGTATTTGTAACAGtagattttttacaatttttcagTTAGATATATGCTAATGTATTTTAAGTAACTTTCTTTAATATTGCCTGTAATATCTTTCATATAATTTTCTGTGAAGTTGCTATGGTGTTGGGTATTGATGAAGAGAAGGGGCCCCAACTCTACAAATGTGATCCAGCAGGCCATTTTTATGGCCACAAGGTAGTTTGCAAATTAATTTTCATTGCTCATTGAGTTTGGATTATTAACATTGGTTCTAATATCTGGTTTCAGAAGcatatgttgttattattatggTTATGATTCATTGCTGTTTTCCTATAATAGTTCTCTTTGACCTTATAATTTTCAAACATGTATTTGCATTGTAGATGTAGTAATATAATTGCTGaagatattttttttttgtttataatgTATTTCCGATACTGGAAGACCACAAAACCATAGAGTTTGGAAGGtcaaatccaaataaaaaaaattcttagAAAGAGATTTATACAACAATCTAATATTGGTTATCCAGTACCATCATATTGTGGGTCTTTGCTACCTTGAGTTAATGATATTGactatttcattttctttgtctTTCTCTTTAGGCATGAAAGTAGCGTGTTTGTTCTCCAATATGAATTTATTTGTGCAATAGCATGGgttcaaaattatttttgaccAATTTTATGGTAAGCGCTTTGCTGCTGGGAATAATTTTAACTGGTATGTTGCAGGCAACCAGTGCCGGATCAAAAGAGCAAGAGGCAATTAATTTCTTGGAAAAGAAGATGAAGAATGACCCTGCTTTTACTTATGAGGAAACAGTGCAGGTATTTATACTTTTACTTTTGTTATTAATGGTAAAGGAAGTTTCCAAAGACTGCACGTTCAACAATAGCTAAAATAATCATATTTATCTAATGCTTCCTATTACTTCTATTCTTCAGACTGCTATTTCTGCTCTACAGTCTGTTCTTCAAGAGGATTTCAAGGCTACTGAGATAGAGGTATAATGAGGCTGCTCATCCTTCTACTTGTTAGTAGATATAGAATTTATTATCTTACCATTATAAGTTTGCACCATCTAAATGTTTGAATGATTGAATATCGTTGGTGCTTTTCTCATGTCTAATAAATGTTTCCTGAAGATAAGCTGTGTATATAATTAGCATAATTTTTGGCCAAAggaacaccagtattaaagcctgcTAATTTTAACTACTGTGGACTCCTCTATAAACTATAAGAAACTCGAGCATACTGTTGATGTGATTTAAAAACGATACACTATGGGGTTGTCCAGACATGCGGAAGCGCCACACACATGTATTTGCCTTTTTAGCCCGATGGATACACCGGTAGTTAAAAGCTAGCTGGTTTGAAGTACCATGGAATCCTGTGTGTAACCTACTAGAAACTTGCACGCAATGCCAATGTGGGATCTGAAGACAACCCACTATCAGGATATCCTTTGTTTGTCTCATAGTCTGCTTGTGGTGTATTCTCACTCTAATGCATTTGATTATGGTTCTTAATAAAATTGCATAGATATATTCCCTGTACTAGCTGAAACTGGAATTATTGTTGTTTTCCCTCATTTGAACTGTAGTTGACATACATACATATCTTTTAATGTTTGGCAGGTGGGAGTGGTGAAAGCTAATAACCCAGCTTTCAGAGTGTTGTCAACTGAGGAAATTGATGAACATCTGACAGCTATTAGTGAGCGCGACTAGTGAGCATGGACCAATATTAGCTGCTGCAAAAACCTTTCTATTATTTAAAACAACATACATGCTTTAGTTGATCATGATGTTTGAGAGGGATTGAAAGAGGGTTAGAAGAGCTTACATTTATGTTGCCTCCTATTACTGCTCGAAACTTTATAATTAAATTCATGTTATTTCTGAATTGACTTCCTCCAAGATGAAGCAGCTTGCAGGTGCATTTAGATTATAATTGTCTAAAATTGTTGAAAGTCTGCAAATTGCTATTATAGTTTGTCCAGTTAACATGTCCTATGATGAGTTTGATGGGGCCTAATCATATATGGTCAAGTGCTGTGGTCCATGGTGGTGGGTCTTTGGTTTTTCGTCTCATCTTTCATGACAGCAAACATGTTGCAATGCAATTATCTCTTGGTCTGGATAATACGCAAAAGTAAAATAATATTTCAGATAAAAAGGTAAAGGGTTTAAAAACAAACGCAAAATAGAACAAGAAATGGATAACAAAATCCGTATCTATCATAAAAAACATATGCCACCAAACAATGAGGCATCAATTGTAGTTATCTGGTCCCAACAACAAAATGAAGAAAAGATTCCCCTTGCCGGTGAAGGTGTGAAAGAGGAGTCCTCTCATAAGGAAGCTGCCACTGCCACACCTCTTTACCAGTTTTGGCCTTGCCTTTGTCCGTATAGAAGAAGAGTGAGCAAATCTTGCACATGGTTCATTTGCCTTGCACCATTGTCTTTTTCTGACGTTGAATGAAGTCTGATACCGCTCTCTTTTAGCATGAAAAAGAGTAGACATACGAATTCTTAATTAAACTTAGCTAAACCTTTGCAGCATGGTTGGAGAAAAAGAACGTCATAAGCTTTGGCCGTCACAGACAATAAAGCCTCCTCCTTTAGCTGTTCTGATTCCAACCCAAGCTAAGTCTCTTCCTTTTCTGTGCAGTCTTTTGATCGAGCTGTCCCTGGTTTCAGCACAAAATACACCATTTTTATCTACAAAATCCTTTCAATAATCCTTCTCCCAAGTTTAGTCACCCTCTACTAGAAGAAACAAACAAAGTgtctaaaagataaaaaataataCCTTGGAAGCTTACCTGCAACAAGTATTTTGGATGCCAGTGGCACTTCCAAGTAGGTGAGGAGATATAGGCAAGATGAAGACGATTTGAAGTACCGAGTTCATCAGAAAAACCCATGAAAAAGACCCAACAACTTCTGAAGGGAACTGAAAAATGCTGCTACAAAGATGTTTGTTTGAGAGAAATCTCTGATAGTGAGATATGATGATTGTGAACTATTCTAAATGCTATGATTTGAATTTTCTGCTGGATTATTAAGAAGAGTAGTTGGAATTGTGTATAGGACTTCCACTACCCTCCAATTATCAAGGACCAGATGTCCGCTGAAATGGAAGAAGATAAGAAAAAGACCCATAGTTGTTATATTTATAACCAAAATATTAAAACCCGGATTTTGAACATCATTATAGTAATGGACAGTTTCATTGATTAAAAGCTTCATATTAGATCAGCATTGCGGGATTATATGGGAATACATTTACTGCCATTACAGTAGAAACCTCAAATATGGttctatattttcttttaagCTGGCCTCAGTTTCATAAGATTTGGAGCAATGCATTGAAGAGTAGTATCTCAACACTGAACCTAAACATATTCATATACGGTCAGTTAATGTAACTTTTATGATCGTGGTTATGAATTATAGACGGGAAAAAGTTTCATCTTGATTAGGTTTTTGATTTAAAAGTATATTGTTGCTGTGGTCACATCTGGCTGTCTGGTGGCAGCAATTTTAGCAGCCGCAGGTTTTCATTTGAATCCCAAAGTCTCAATCACTTGGAGTTTTATCAACCATGTCAAAATCCACAATACTTGGATCTATAATGGGTTTAATTTCTCCTCATCTCATTTAAGTTAAtgagtttttattattttagtttatgtTGGAATATATTTCATAGTAATTTTGATAATTTCTGATTTATCTGTGGGACAGCCGCAAGCATGGCAAATGGAAATTGGCAACCATTTTATTCTTTCGCTTAAATTTCATttgtctgttttttttttttatcacatCCCCATGACATAATCTTTTTTAACTTACCTGTTCCTCTCCCTTCACAATATAAGAGTTACACAGAACACAAAACAGAAAACATTAAACAtagtctagaaaacatagaaataaGAACAGAGCAAAAAACGAAGGAATATTCAATGTTTGTTCCCTGCAATGGCGGTTTCAACCATAGACACTCAAAACCCACCCAGCAAAGCGACAGCTCCGATCGAAATTCACTGCGTTAAATGTGAGTCCTGCGGCTTCACAGAGGAGTGCACCCTTGCATATATACTGCGTGTCCGGGAACGTTACCAGGGCCGTTGGATTTGTGGGCTGTGCATCGAGGCCGTCAAGGATGAGGCTCTGAGATCGGATACGCTTATTTCCACCGAGGAAGCACTGGACCGACACATCAAATTCTGCAATCAGTTCAAGGCGTCGAGTCCTTTAGATGAAACGGAGCACCCTATCTCGGCCATAGGGAGGATTCTTCGTCGAAGCCTGGATTCACCCCGGCCTCTTAGGTCTAACTCAAGTGGAGTCTTGCCAGGATTTGAAGAAGTCACTCAAGGCTCCATCTCTTCATCCGTCTGAGAGCTGTTTCTCACCTCTTTCCGGCTTGATTATTCTTCCCAAGTTTTACGGTTACTTGGTCAGTGCATGGAAAACAGAGGAATTCTGTTTCAATATCAGATTGTTAATAATTATATATGTCTTAATTGCTGTAATGTTTTGGAATCTGAATTTAATGAACCTTGTAGTGTAAACAGCATGTATATCTGATGAACAGCTTCGGCTTTCAAAGTTTCTAAGATTTAGAGTATCTGAGTATGTTCTCTGTGATGAGCACAATCCCAGCATATTATAATCTTACAGCATGTGTTATATATTATGACTTGGAACAGCCCAGATTAGCCAGCTGCCACTCTAGCTGCTGTGCAGTCTCAATTAGCAAGATGTACAACATAAATATCTTGGTTTTTCTTTTTGGAACTTTCCCAAcccataaaaaagaaaagaaaagaaattccgACATTTTTGAAGAATCTAATTGCCCCAAGACCAAGGGGGTTGTGGCAAAAGAACATTGCTCCGAGTCACTGCTGTTTTTGACTTAGAATTCCCCTGGATTCATGGGTCAAGCAAGGTCGTTTCTGGCACTTTTTCAGTAGTAGTTTCACCTAACctataataaatttagccttcaTTCTAGCTTGGGGGAACTGGGACACCAGACCTAGAGCTTTGAGAATCCTTTTCTTAATAAACTTTCCTTCTAATGTAGTTGCATTCCAAGTGTGGCGATTTTTATTTAAGTGAGCCCACACTGAATGCAATGGGGATGGGATGAGCAGCATAGATTCAATAATATCATAAAATATCTTGTCAAGTTGGACTAAGAGCAAAATCACTGTCATCACCAAATTTATACACAACATTTTATATGCTCTTAATTCCAGAAGCTTCAAGCATTTGCTTTATGGATCTATCAATGGTAAGCTTTGTCCTAATTGGATTTGGTGAGATTCTCTACATATAGTGAGTTCTCCTAAAGACCACTTTCTTCCACAGCTTGCTCAAGCAACTTAAACCCCTATACTTCTATCATGGATCATTCCAACAGCTTCAATGCATGCCTCAAAAACATGCCAATTCTTTGGCGAAAGTTTATCCCTTGTGCCAAGGGCAGTTTCATAATTCATGCTGGACATTGCATTTTGTCCCCTTTGctcaaaaaatagataaattagtttttataaattaaaattaatttttttttaaaatttcatttatttttattattaaaattggtGACAGTTATCGTGATATACTATGTGTACTTTATGCTAATATATAAAAACTAAtctttaactaaataaaatttttaataaatgaaaattttattcataaaCCAACtatttattcataaaattaattTGCCCCTTTGCCTCTCCCAAAGTCTATCACTATAGCAATCATCAGACAAACAGTTCCTTTGATGAAACCTCTTGTTTCACACTCCAGCGAATTAGATTTGTGTTTCTCCAATTCATATCTTTTACTCTGGAGTTCCTTAGTGTGGGCTTTTCATCTATATCAGTTATTTTATCATAGTTGTGCAAAATTTAGCTTTTGGGGGTTTGCTTTGTTGGCTATATGGTCGGTTGCATTCTTGTTTATCTATTGGCCCATTGGGAAATACTTAGCGGATTACTTCGTTTGTTTGTTGAAAATGCCTTGCATTTATTGAAAATTTCACCGACTCTTGCTGACCTGAGGTTACTTTGTTGCCAGTAGAGTGTAGAGCTCTTGATCGATGTTCTAGTTGTGCTGCTTTTGTTGTTAGGGATGCAGGTTAGGTAGTTAATAATAGTGTGTTAGattcaaattattttgaatttgaaaTATCATGGGCTTGAATTAGTTCTAAGTTCgattatttttaagtttaaaattttttgggCTCAAGTTTTTTTTagatatttcaaatttttatgtcTAAAATGATCTTAAACTTAAACAAATGAACGTCTAAATTTATTTGAATTTGGACATTTATTTATATAGTTCATATTAATTGTAgttcaaaatattataaaaatttataaaattattaaacttttgtaaaaatatatagaaTTATAAACTTATAAACAGTGATtagaaaattataataattatcgataaataataaaaattctagCAAACTACAATACTCATAAaacgttaatatatatatatatatattactccATTTTGCTTTGTTATAGAATTTTTGGAACCAgctaaaataaacattaaaaccaTGTTATTTGCTCATTTTTGTAATTCAAGCAATTTTGTATTAAAATGTctcaaagtaataaaaattttattttaattggtttTCGTGTTTTCATACGAATTATGGGTATAATGAGTATCTATAAATTGATTTTTCATTAATTGAAAGTTTAACAAATTCTATAGATAAATTCTTTTAGATTTAATTTGATTTCATatcattaatttattatattacatcattaaatattttatataatcatttaatttaaattttgtaattttgaataattattcacttttaatattattatacatatataataattacATTAAAAAATATTCTGTATTCATAattcatgtttttaatatttattttaatttatagt harbors:
- the LOC108470376 gene encoding proteasome subunit alpha type-6-like, translated to MSRGSGGGYDRHITIFSPEGRLFQVEYAFKAVKAAGITSIGVRGKDSVCVVTQKKVPDKLLDQTSVTHLFPITKFLGLLATGMTADARTLVQQARNEAAEFRFRYGYEMPVDVLSKWIADKSQVYTQHAYMRPLGVVAMVLGIDEEKGPQLYKCDPAGHFYGHKATSAGSKEQEAINFLEKKMKNDPAFTYEETVQTAISALQSVLQEDFKATEIEVGVVKANNPAFRVLSTEEIDEHLTAISERD